Proteins encoded within one genomic window of Couchioplanes caeruleus:
- a CDS encoding HdeD family acid-resistance protein, which translates to MLWSGSSPLTVVRDGMWGFLLLAGVAWLAIAWSVLRLEPADIADVAGPVVLFAAVTEAVRALAGTRTWWLNAGMALLFVATGVVLMSDGNDTWTTPAALIGWYLMVRGAADLAISMMTRETDRIWGLLTVVGLAELGLGFFAAGSFARTAEMVAVILGGAALIRGVADLVASLRLREVSVSARAGRLLELPAERAVGVAGYSAGMTDFEEGPTQASRARHRAMPQTSAGGTHDLSGPRPGQAAALADLSTPGPTGARTGSFHDEVLRTTADLDAMLALAGVTGAAVPGAAAQAAEAEQVEVPDTAEGAELPPDSPSAQQPARPEITGRHGRPGDATAHTTAPATGSHAAGTGSPGNAGSSVGAPGNAASNFGTPRNAASNFSTPANAASNLGTTATGRQKPPGEEGPLPLLDPTAQAARAAMPGMDDTSIITRGRLVD; encoded by the coding sequence ATGTTGTGGTCCGGCTCGTCGCCCCTGACCGTCGTGCGAGACGGGATGTGGGGATTCCTTCTGCTCGCCGGGGTGGCGTGGCTGGCGATCGCCTGGAGCGTGCTGCGCCTCGAACCCGCCGACATCGCGGACGTGGCCGGGCCGGTCGTGTTGTTCGCCGCGGTGACCGAGGCGGTGCGCGCCCTCGCCGGGACACGGACGTGGTGGCTGAACGCGGGTATGGCCCTGTTGTTCGTCGCCACCGGGGTGGTCCTGATGAGCGACGGGAACGACACCTGGACGACACCGGCCGCGCTCATCGGCTGGTACCTCATGGTGCGGGGCGCGGCCGATCTCGCGATCTCGATGATGACCCGGGAGACCGACCGGATCTGGGGCCTGCTCACCGTCGTCGGCCTCGCCGAGCTCGGACTGGGGTTCTTCGCCGCCGGCTCGTTCGCGCGTACGGCGGAGATGGTCGCCGTCATCCTCGGCGGGGCGGCGCTGATCCGGGGGGTCGCCGATCTGGTGGCGTCCCTGCGGCTGCGCGAGGTGTCGGTGTCGGCGCGCGCCGGGCGGCTGCTGGAACTCCCCGCGGAGCGGGCGGTCGGAGTGGCCGGCTACTCGGCGGGCATGACGGACTTCGAGGAGGGGCCGACGCAGGCGTCGCGAGCGCGGCACCGGGCCATGCCGCAAACTTCCGCCGGCGGCACGCACGACCTGTCCGGGCCGCGGCCGGGTCAGGCCGCCGCCCTGGCGGATCTCTCCACGCCCGGGCCGACCGGCGCTCGGACGGGCAGCTTCCACGACGAGGTGCTGCGGACCACCGCGGATCTGGACGCGATGCTGGCGCTGGCCGGTGTGACCGGCGCGGCCGTCCCGGGTGCGGCGGCACAGGCCGCCGAGGCGGAGCAGGTCGAGGTGCCGGATACCGCCGAGGGCGCGGAGTTGCCGCCGGACTCGCCCAGCGCGCAGCAGCCGGCGCGGCCCGAGATCACGGGACGGCACGGCCGGCCCGGAGACGCGACGGCGCACACGACCGCCCCCGCGACGGGATCCCACGCGGCCGGCACCGGATCGCCCGGCAATGCCGGGAGCAGCGTCGGCGCGCCGGGAAACGCCGCCAGCAACTTCGGCACGCCCCGCAACGCCGCGAGCAACTTCAGCACGCCGGCGAACGCCGCGAGCAACCTCGGGACGACCGCGACCGGACGGCAGAAGCCGCCGGGCGAGGAGGGACCGCTGCCCCTGCTGGACCCGACGGCGCAGGCCGCGCGCGCCGCGATGCCGGGTATGGACGACACGTCGATCATCACGCGCGGACGGCTGGTGGACTGA
- a CDS encoding acyl-CoA thioesterase, with product MTADRGQAAVDQLLEVLDLKQLDADRFQGESPQTGAQRVFGGQVAGQALVAAGRTVDPERPVHSLHGYFVRPGDPTVPIDFTVETIRDGRSFSVRRCTAQQHGKAIFLMSASFQVAEEGLDHHAAAPEGVPGPEEVPTTRDWLARYPERRAALSFGPQAIDVRYVNTPGWVPPGDRDAAKEQRVWMRINGKLPDDPLIHACALTYASDLSLLDSVLSVHGEVWGPGGVIGASLDHALWFHRPFRADEWFLYDCRSPSASGSRGLASGRLLTRDGVHIASAVQEGLLRRIGS from the coding sequence GTGACCGCCGACCGGGGACAGGCCGCGGTCGACCAACTGCTGGAGGTGCTCGACCTCAAGCAGCTCGACGCGGACCGGTTCCAGGGAGAGAGCCCGCAGACCGGCGCCCAGCGCGTCTTCGGCGGCCAGGTCGCCGGCCAGGCGCTCGTCGCCGCCGGCCGTACGGTCGACCCGGAGCGTCCGGTGCACTCGCTGCACGGCTACTTCGTGCGCCCGGGCGATCCCACGGTCCCGATCGACTTCACGGTCGAGACGATCCGCGACGGCCGCTCCTTCTCGGTGCGCCGGTGCACGGCCCAGCAGCACGGCAAGGCCATCTTCCTGATGTCGGCGTCGTTCCAGGTGGCCGAGGAAGGCTTGGATCACCACGCGGCGGCGCCGGAGGGAGTGCCGGGCCCCGAGGAGGTCCCCACGACCCGCGACTGGCTCGCCAGATACCCGGAACGCCGGGCGGCGCTGAGCTTCGGGCCGCAGGCGATCGACGTGCGCTACGTGAACACCCCCGGCTGGGTGCCGCCGGGCGACCGCGACGCCGCCAAGGAGCAGCGCGTCTGGATGCGCATCAACGGCAAGCTTCCCGACGATCCGCTGATCCACGCGTGCGCGCTGACGTACGCCTCGGATCTGTCGCTCTTGGACTCGGTGCTGTCGGTTCACGGCGAGGTGTGGGGACCGGGCGGCGTCATCGGGGCGAGCCTCGACCACGCGCTCTGGTTCCACCGGCCGTTCCGGGCCGACGAGTGGTTCCTCTATGACTGCCGCAGCCCCTCGGCGAGCGGCAGCAGGGGACTCGCGAGTGGCCGGCTGCTCACCCGCGACGGGGTGCACATCGCCAGCGCGGTCCAGGAAGGGCTGCTGCGCCGCATCGGCTCCTGA
- the pyk gene encoding pyruvate kinase — MAVTRRAKIVCTMGPATASTERMLGLVEAGMDVARMNFSHGTHEDHQKIYELVRTAARQTGRAVAVLADLQGPKIRLGKFADGPHVWNSGDAVTITSDDIVGTRERVSCTYNKLPEEVKVGDRLLIDDGKVAVEVSAVQGADIRCLVTEGGPVSNNKGVSLPNVAVSVPALSDKDAEDLRFALRLGVDLVALSFVRSPDDIKLVHQIMAEEDRSVPVIAKVEKPEAVTHLEAIVLAFDGVMVARGDLGVELPLDEVPLVQKRAVQLCRENAKPVIVATQMLDSMIENSRPTRAEASDVANAVLDGADAVMLSGETSVGKYPVLTVSTMAKIVTTTENGALGVPVLQHDPRTHGGALTVAASRIARNIGAKALVAFSQTGDTVRRLSRLHCELPLLAFTPVAAVRDQLALSWGVETFLTDFVEHTDDMFRQVDQSMLGLGLAKPGDYVVVVAGSPPNAPGSTNTLRVHQLGSLVDPRTV, encoded by the coding sequence ATGGCTGTGACACGCCGCGCAAAGATCGTCTGCACCATGGGGCCCGCCACCGCCTCCACCGAGCGCATGCTCGGCCTGGTCGAGGCGGGCATGGACGTGGCCCGGATGAACTTCAGCCATGGGACCCATGAGGACCACCAGAAGATCTACGAGCTGGTGCGCACGGCGGCGAGGCAGACCGGTCGGGCCGTCGCCGTCCTCGCCGACCTGCAGGGACCGAAGATCCGGCTGGGCAAGTTCGCCGACGGTCCGCACGTGTGGAACAGCGGCGACGCCGTGACCATCACCAGCGACGACATCGTGGGCACCCGCGAGCGGGTCTCCTGCACGTACAACAAGCTTCCGGAAGAGGTCAAGGTCGGCGACCGCCTGCTGATCGACGACGGCAAGGTGGCCGTCGAGGTCTCCGCGGTGCAGGGCGCCGACATCCGGTGCCTGGTCACCGAGGGCGGCCCGGTCTCCAACAACAAGGGCGTGTCGCTGCCCAACGTCGCCGTCAGCGTGCCTGCGCTCAGCGACAAGGACGCCGAGGATCTGCGCTTCGCGTTGCGGCTCGGCGTCGACCTGGTGGCCCTGTCGTTCGTGCGCTCGCCCGACGACATCAAGCTCGTGCACCAGATCATGGCCGAGGAGGACCGGTCCGTCCCGGTCATCGCCAAGGTCGAGAAGCCCGAGGCGGTCACCCACCTCGAGGCGATCGTGCTGGCCTTCGACGGCGTCATGGTCGCCCGCGGCGACCTCGGCGTCGAGCTGCCGCTGGACGAGGTGCCGCTGGTGCAGAAGCGTGCCGTGCAACTCTGCCGGGAGAACGCGAAGCCGGTCATCGTGGCGACCCAGATGCTCGACTCGATGATCGAGAATTCCCGGCCGACCCGCGCCGAGGCCTCCGACGTGGCCAACGCCGTCCTCGACGGTGCCGACGCGGTGATGCTCTCCGGCGAGACCTCCGTCGGCAAGTATCCGGTGCTCACCGTCAGCACCATGGCGAAGATCGTCACCACGACGGAGAACGGCGCCCTCGGCGTCCCGGTCCTGCAGCACGACCCGCGTACCCACGGCGGCGCCCTGACCGTGGCGGCCTCGCGCATCGCCCGCAACATCGGGGCCAAGGCGCTGGTCGCCTTCTCGCAGACCGGCGACACCGTGCGCCGCCTCTCCCGGCTGCACTGCGAGCTGCCGCTGCTCGCGTTCACTCCGGTCGCCGCGGTCCGCGACCAGCTCGCTCTCTCGTGGGGGGTCGAGACCTTCCTGACGGACTTCGTCGAGCACACCGACGACATGTTCCGCCAGGTCGACCAGAGCATGCTCGGCCTCGGCCTGGCCAAGCCCGGCGACTACGTCGTGGTCGTCGCCGGCAGCCCGCCGAACGCGCCCGGCTCCACCAACACCCTGCGCGTGCACCAGCTCGGCTCGCTCGTCGACCCGAGGACCGTGTGA
- a CDS encoding glutamate synthase subunit beta has product MPDPNGFLRYERQLPARRPVPVRIRDWREVYPPAGEELIRDQATRCMDCGIPFCHEGCPLGNRIPDWNDLVRTGAWASAAESLHATNNFPEFTGRLCPAPCEAACVLGIADDPVTIKQVEVEIANHAFDHGYVRPQPSVARSGRSVAVVGSGPAGLAAAQQLARAGHAVTVFERDDRIGGLLRYGIPDFKLEKERVDARLAQMAAEGVVFQTGVNVGVDVTAEDLRERFDAVLLTCGALAGRDTPETPGRQLAGVHLAMDHLVPANRVVAGLQESTPIDAKDRHVVIIGGGDTGADCLGVAHRQGAAGVIQLDQYPLPPDVRAAELHPWPTWPVILRNYPAHEEGGERVFGVAVQEFVDDGHGNVAAVRVADVVVERIDGRRTVTVTPGSERDLRADLVLLAIGFEGTEQQPLLDQFGVTRNARGAVDADENWQTSADGVFVAGDMHRGASLIVWAIAEGRSAAAAIHRYLGAPGELPAPVRPSSQPLAATR; this is encoded by the coding sequence GTGCCTGATCCGAACGGTTTCCTGCGCTACGAGCGCCAGCTTCCGGCCCGGCGCCCGGTGCCGGTGCGCATCCGTGACTGGCGGGAGGTCTACCCGCCGGCCGGCGAGGAGCTCATCCGCGACCAGGCGACGCGGTGCATGGACTGCGGCATTCCCTTCTGCCACGAGGGCTGCCCGCTCGGCAACCGCATCCCGGACTGGAACGACCTGGTGCGCACCGGCGCCTGGGCGTCGGCGGCGGAGAGCCTGCACGCCACGAACAACTTCCCGGAGTTCACCGGCCGGCTCTGCCCCGCCCCGTGCGAGGCGGCCTGCGTGCTCGGCATCGCCGACGACCCGGTCACCATCAAGCAGGTCGAGGTCGAGATCGCCAACCACGCCTTCGACCACGGATACGTCCGGCCACAGCCGAGCGTCGCCCGTTCCGGCAGGTCGGTGGCGGTGGTCGGCTCCGGACCCGCCGGGCTGGCCGCCGCGCAGCAGTTGGCCCGCGCCGGGCACGCGGTGACGGTCTTCGAGCGCGACGACCGCATCGGCGGCCTGCTGCGCTACGGCATCCCCGACTTCAAGCTCGAGAAGGAGCGCGTCGACGCCCGCCTCGCGCAGATGGCGGCCGAGGGCGTGGTGTTCCAGACCGGCGTGAACGTGGGCGTCGACGTGACCGCCGAGGATCTGCGCGAGCGCTTCGACGCCGTGCTGCTGACCTGCGGTGCGCTGGCCGGCCGGGACACGCCGGAGACGCCCGGACGGCAGCTTGCCGGCGTACATCTGGCCATGGACCATCTCGTTCCGGCCAACCGGGTGGTCGCCGGACTGCAGGAGTCGACCCCGATCGACGCCAAGGACCGGCACGTCGTGATCATCGGCGGCGGCGACACGGGCGCCGACTGCCTCGGCGTCGCCCACCGCCAGGGCGCGGCCGGCGTCATCCAGCTCGACCAGTACCCGCTGCCCCCGGACGTTCGCGCCGCCGAGCTGCACCCGTGGCCCACCTGGCCGGTCATCCTGCGCAACTACCCGGCGCACGAGGAGGGCGGCGAGCGCGTCTTCGGCGTGGCCGTGCAGGAGTTCGTCGACGACGGGCACGGCAACGTCGCCGCGGTCCGCGTCGCCGACGTCGTCGTCGAGCGGATCGACGGCCGCCGTACGGTCACCGTGACCCCCGGCTCGGAGCGCGACCTGCGCGCCGACCTGGTCCTGCTCGCGATCGGCTTCGAGGGTACGGAGCAGCAGCCGCTGCTGGACCAGTTCGGCGTGACCCGCAACGCCCGTGGCGCGGTGGACGCCGACGAGAACTGGCAGACCTCGGCGGACGGCGTGTTCGTCGCGGGCGACATGCACCGCGGCGCCTCGCTGATCGTGTGGGCCATCGCCGAGGGCCGGTCGGCGGCCGCGGCGATCCACCGCTACCTGGGCGCGCCCGGCGAACTGCCGGCACCGGTACGCCCGTCGTCGCAGCCTCTGGCCGCCACCCGCTGA
- the gltB gene encoding glutamate synthase large subunit, which yields MTIGGPVAFPHPQGLYDPQHERDACGVAFVADLHGRRSHDVVAKGLSALIRLDHRGARGAEYNTGDGAGIMIQVPDAFLREAVDFALPEPGAYATGLVFLPTDVSEAARAIAVFEKYALVEGGDILGWRDVPVDPSGLGETAEAARPAIKQVFLAARRLTGTGNGKAGEQLSGIELDIVAYCIRKQAERETQQRGIGAYFPSLSARTITYKGMLTPDQLPEFFPDLTDERVDSAIALVHSRFSTNTFPSWPLAHPYRFIAHNGEINTIRGNRNWMAAREALLASPALPGSIKRLFPVCTPEASDSANFDAVLELLHLAGRSLPHAVLMMIPEAWENDPGMDPARRAFYRFHASLMEPWDGPASVAFTDGTVIGAVLDRNGLRPGRWWHTSDGLVVLGSEAGVLDLDPATVVAKGRLQPGRMFLVDTASGRIVHDDEIKAELAAEKPYDEWLHAGLIDLRDLPPREHVIYTHDSVMRRQQVFGYTEEELKILVAPMARAGAEPLGSMGTDTPISPLSTRPRLLFDYFHQLFAQVTNPPLDAIREELVTSLSSTLGPEGNLLDPGPASCRQVVVPWPILDNDELAKLLSIDEDGDLPGFKAVRVSGLYPLRDGEEGIKARITEICRHVSEAIEDGVRILVLSDRDSNADLAPIPSLLLTAAVHQHLVREQTRTQVALVVESGDCREVHHAAVLIGYGAAAVNPYLAFESVEDLIATGPLAGMEAGKAIGNYVKALGKGVLKIMSKMGISTVSSYCGAQVFEAVGLADELVQRYFAGTSGRIGGSGLAEIHAEVAARHAKAYPSNPAERSHRRLEVGGEYQWRREGEVHLFNPETVFLLQHATRSKQYDVFRQYTAKVDELAEQAGSLRGLFRFASDRQPVPLEEVEPASEIVKRFATGAMSYGSISAESHETLAIAMNRLGGKSNTGEGGEDVERLYDPARRSSVKQIASGRFGVTTEYLVNADDLQIKMAQGAKPGEGGQLPGNKVWPWIAKTRHATPGVGLISPPPHHDIYSIEDLAQLVHDLKNVNPAARVHVKLVSEIGVGTVAAGVAKLKADVILISGHDGGTGASPLNSLKHAGSPWELGLAEAQQTLLLNKLRDRVTVQVDGQLKTGRDVVIAALLGAEEFGFATAPLIVSGCIMMRVCHLDTCPVGIATQNPVLRERFTGRPEFVENFFLFLAEEVRGYLAELGFRSIDEAIGHAEVLDVAPAVHHWKAQGLDLSPVLYVPELPEGAARRGVVAQDHGLDKSLDNELVALAQPALTDGREVRAELTVRNDHRSVGAMLGGEVARRYGGNGLPDDTIAFTLRGTGGQSFGAFLPRGVTLRLIGDTNDYVAKGLSGGRVVVRPAEEAPFAAEENIIAGNTILYGATAGEVFLRGRAGERFAVRNSGASAVVEGVGDHGCEYMTGGVVVVLGAIGRNFAAGMSGGKAFVLGLDQTLVNPELVDLAPLTADERELLHGLVVKHHVETGSAVAQRLLRDWSTAVTEFTAVVPRDYKRVMELIKTAEAAGRDVDEAVMGVSRA from the coding sequence GTGACGATCGGAGGCCCGGTGGCTTTTCCGCACCCCCAGGGTTTGTACGACCCGCAGCACGAGCGCGACGCGTGCGGTGTCGCCTTCGTCGCCGATCTCCACGGCCGGCGATCCCACGATGTGGTAGCCAAGGGTCTGTCCGCGCTCATCCGCCTCGATCACCGGGGCGCGCGCGGCGCCGAGTACAACACCGGTGACGGCGCGGGAATCATGATCCAGGTCCCGGACGCCTTCCTGCGCGAGGCGGTGGACTTCGCGCTTCCCGAGCCGGGTGCGTACGCGACCGGCCTGGTCTTCCTGCCCACCGACGTCTCCGAGGCGGCCCGCGCGATCGCCGTCTTCGAGAAGTACGCCCTGGTCGAGGGCGGCGACATCCTGGGCTGGCGCGACGTGCCCGTGGACCCGTCCGGGCTGGGCGAGACCGCGGAGGCGGCCCGGCCCGCGATCAAGCAGGTCTTCCTGGCCGCGCGCCGGCTCACCGGCACCGGGAACGGCAAGGCGGGCGAGCAGCTCTCCGGCATCGAGCTCGACATCGTCGCGTACTGCATCCGCAAGCAGGCGGAGCGGGAGACCCAGCAGCGGGGCATCGGCGCCTACTTCCCGTCGCTGTCCGCGCGCACCATCACCTACAAGGGCATGCTCACGCCCGACCAGCTTCCGGAGTTCTTCCCGGACCTGACCGACGAGCGCGTCGACAGTGCCATCGCCCTGGTCCACTCGCGCTTCTCGACGAACACGTTCCCGTCGTGGCCATTGGCGCACCCCTACCGGTTCATCGCCCACAACGGCGAGATCAACACGATCCGTGGCAACCGGAACTGGATGGCCGCCCGCGAGGCGCTGCTCGCCTCTCCCGCCCTGCCGGGCAGCATCAAGCGGCTGTTCCCGGTGTGTACCCCGGAGGCCTCCGACTCGGCCAACTTCGACGCCGTGCTGGAGCTGCTGCATCTCGCCGGGCGCAGCCTGCCGCACGCCGTACTGATGATGATTCCCGAGGCGTGGGAGAACGACCCGGGCATGGACCCGGCGCGGCGTGCCTTCTACCGCTTCCACGCCAGCCTGATGGAGCCCTGGGACGGCCCGGCCAGCGTGGCGTTCACCGACGGCACGGTCATCGGCGCGGTCCTCGACCGCAACGGCCTGCGCCCGGGCCGCTGGTGGCACACGAGCGACGGGCTGGTCGTGCTCGGCTCCGAGGCGGGCGTGCTCGACCTCGACCCGGCCACGGTCGTCGCCAAGGGGCGGCTGCAGCCCGGCCGCATGTTCCTGGTCGACACCGCGTCCGGCCGCATCGTGCACGACGACGAGATCAAGGCCGAGCTCGCCGCCGAGAAGCCGTACGACGAGTGGCTGCACGCCGGGCTGATCGACCTGCGTGACCTGCCGCCGCGCGAGCACGTCATCTACACCCACGACTCGGTCATGCGCCGCCAGCAGGTCTTCGGCTACACCGAGGAGGAGCTGAAGATCCTGGTGGCGCCGATGGCCCGGGCCGGCGCCGAGCCGCTCGGCTCGATGGGCACGGACACCCCGATCTCGCCGCTCTCCACCCGGCCGCGGCTGCTGTTCGACTACTTCCACCAGTTGTTCGCGCAGGTCACCAACCCGCCGCTGGACGCGATCCGCGAGGAGCTGGTGACCAGCCTGTCGTCGACCCTCGGGCCGGAGGGCAACCTGCTCGACCCGGGCCCGGCGAGTTGCCGCCAGGTCGTGGTGCCGTGGCCGATCCTCGACAACGACGAGCTGGCCAAGCTGCTCTCCATCGACGAGGACGGCGACCTGCCCGGTTTCAAGGCGGTGCGGGTCTCCGGGCTCTACCCGCTGCGCGACGGCGAGGAGGGCATAAAGGCCCGCATCACCGAGATCTGCCGGCACGTCTCGGAGGCCATCGAGGACGGCGTACGCATCCTCGTGCTGTCCGACCGCGACTCCAACGCCGACCTGGCGCCGATCCCGTCGCTGCTGCTCACCGCCGCCGTGCACCAGCATCTCGTGCGGGAGCAGACCCGCACGCAGGTCGCCCTCGTGGTGGAGAGCGGCGACTGCCGGGAGGTGCACCACGCGGCCGTGCTGATCGGGTACGGCGCCGCCGCGGTGAACCCGTACCTGGCCTTCGAGAGCGTCGAGGACCTCATCGCCACCGGCCCGCTCGCCGGCATGGAGGCGGGCAAGGCGATCGGCAACTACGTCAAGGCGCTCGGCAAGGGCGTCCTGAAGATCATGTCCAAGATGGGCATCTCGACCGTGTCGTCGTACTGCGGCGCCCAGGTGTTCGAGGCGGTCGGCCTCGCCGATGAGCTGGTGCAGCGCTACTTCGCCGGCACGTCCGGGCGGATCGGCGGGTCCGGGCTCGCCGAGATCCACGCCGAGGTCGCGGCGCGGCACGCGAAGGCGTACCCCAGCAACCCGGCCGAGCGCAGCCACCGCCGCCTCGAGGTCGGCGGCGAGTACCAGTGGCGCCGCGAGGGCGAGGTCCACCTGTTCAACCCGGAGACCGTCTTCCTGCTGCAGCACGCGACCCGCAGCAAGCAGTACGACGTGTTCCGCCAGTACACCGCGAAGGTGGACGAGCTCGCCGAGCAGGCGGGCTCCCTGCGCGGGCTGTTCCGCTTCGCCTCCGATCGGCAGCCGGTGCCGCTGGAGGAGGTCGAGCCGGCATCGGAGATCGTCAAGCGGTTCGCCACCGGCGCGATGTCGTACGGTTCCATCTCCGCGGAGTCGCACGAGACCCTGGCGATCGCGATGAACCGCCTCGGCGGCAAGTCCAACACCGGCGAGGGCGGCGAGGACGTCGAGCGCCTCTACGACCCGGCGCGGCGCTCCAGCGTCAAGCAGATCGCCTCCGGCCGTTTCGGCGTGACCACGGAATACCTGGTCAACGCCGACGACCTGCAGATCAAGATGGCGCAGGGCGCAAAGCCCGGCGAGGGCGGCCAGCTTCCCGGCAACAAGGTGTGGCCGTGGATCGCCAAGACCCGGCACGCCACCCCCGGCGTCGGGCTGATCTCTCCGCCGCCGCACCACGACATCTACTCGATCGAGGACCTCGCCCAGCTCGTGCACGACCTGAAGAACGTGAACCCGGCTGCGCGCGTACACGTGAAGCTGGTCTCCGAGATCGGGGTCGGCACCGTCGCGGCGGGCGTGGCCAAGCTCAAGGCCGACGTGATCCTGATCTCCGGCCACGATGGAGGGACCGGCGCGTCGCCGCTGAACTCGCTCAAGCACGCCGGCTCCCCGTGGGAGCTCGGCCTGGCCGAGGCCCAGCAGACGCTGCTGCTCAACAAGCTGCGCGACCGGGTCACCGTGCAGGTCGACGGCCAGCTCAAGACCGGCCGCGACGTGGTGATCGCGGCGCTGCTCGGCGCCGAGGAGTTCGGCTTCGCGACCGCGCCGCTGATCGTCTCCGGCTGCATCATGATGCGCGTCTGTCATCTGGACACCTGCCCGGTCGGCATCGCCACGCAGAATCCGGTGCTGCGCGAGCGGTTCACCGGCAGGCCGGAGTTCGTGGAGAACTTCTTCCTGTTCCTCGCCGAGGAAGTGCGCGGCTACCTGGCCGAGCTGGGCTTCCGCAGCATCGACGAGGCCATCGGCCACGCCGAGGTGCTCGACGTGGCCCCGGCCGTGCACCACTGGAAGGCCCAGGGCCTCGACCTGTCACCGGTGCTGTATGTCCCGGAGCTGCCGGAGGGCGCCGCCCGGCGCGGCGTCGTCGCGCAGGACCACGGCCTGGACAAGTCGCTGGACAACGAGCTGGTGGCGCTCGCGCAGCCGGCGCTCACCGACGGCCGTGAGGTCCGCGCGGAGCTCACGGTCCGCAACGACCACCGCAGCGTGGGCGCGATGCTCGGCGGCGAGGTGGCCCGGCGCTACGGCGGCAACGGCCTGCCCGACGACACCATCGCCTTCACCCTGCGGGGCACCGGCGGCCAGTCGTTCGGCGCGTTCCTGCCGCGCGGCGTGACGTTGCGGCTCATCGGGGACACCAACGACTATGTCGCCAAGGGCCTTTCCGGCGGCCGGGTGGTCGTGCGGCCCGCCGAGGAGGCGCCGTTCGCCGCCGAGGAGAACATCATCGCCGGCAACACCATTCTGTACGGCGCCACCGCCGGCGAGGTGTTCCTGCGTGGCCGCGCGGGGGAGCGCTTCGCGGTGCGCAACTCCGGCGCGTCGGCGGTCGTCGAGGGCGTCGGCGACCACGGCTGCGAGTACATGACCGGCGGTGTCGTGGTGGTGCTCGGCGCGATCGGGCGCAACTTCGCCGCCGGCATGAGCGGCGGCAAGGCGTTCGTGCTCGGCCTGGACCAGACCCTGGTCAATCCCGAGCTGGTCGACCTGGCGCCGCTCACCGCCGACGAGCGGGAGCTGCTGCACGGCCTGGTGGTCAAGCACCACGTCGAGACCGGTTCCGCGGTGGCGCAGCGGCTGCTGCGCGACTGGTCCACCGCGGTGACGGAGTTCACCGCCGTGGTGCCGCGTGACTACAAGCGAGTGATGGAACTGATCAAGACCGCCGAGGCTGCCGGTCGCGACGTCGACGAGGCGGTCATGGGGGTCTCTCGTGCCTGA
- a CDS encoding GNAT family N-acetyltransferase — protein MALEDTDIFPRLERFYDAVPRDATVTEDIGQFVLFVREGAGWHYYARPRIGGGTPSAADITAVRMRQRDLGVPEAFEWVHETTSDLLAVARSAGLDVLLAPLMVLDRAALVPDLPVAGAAIRFLDPASADFAADIAASRAVAQLGFGAPASATGAAPATDRAGALVVEPADPAQRDAVPALPEDVIADQVRRHASGRFLTGVVESPTEGILATGAVQRVGGVAEVAGVATLPSARRRGYASQLTASLARRALEAGDDLVFLSAGDDDTARLYSRVGFRRIGTACIGSPAVVAV, from the coding sequence GTGGCGCTAGAGGATACCGACATCTTCCCCCGGCTGGAACGTTTCTACGATGCCGTGCCCCGCGATGCCACCGTCACGGAGGACATCGGCCAGTTCGTGCTCTTCGTCCGCGAAGGGGCAGGCTGGCACTACTACGCGCGGCCCCGGATCGGGGGCGGGACACCGTCCGCCGCCGACATCACCGCCGTGCGGATGCGGCAACGGGACCTCGGCGTCCCCGAGGCCTTCGAATGGGTGCACGAGACGACCTCCGACCTGCTCGCGGTGGCCCGCTCGGCCGGGCTCGACGTGCTGCTCGCCCCGCTGATGGTGCTCGACCGGGCCGCGCTGGTGCCGGACCTGCCCGTCGCCGGCGCGGCCATCCGCTTCCTCGACCCGGCGTCGGCGGACTTCGCCGCCGACATCGCCGCCAGCCGCGCCGTGGCGCAGCTCGGCTTCGGCGCGCCCGCGTCGGCGACCGGAGCGGCCCCGGCGACGGACCGCGCCGGCGCGCTGGTGGTGGAGCCGGCGGATCCCGCACAGCGGGACGCCGTACCGGCCCTGCCGGAGGATGTCATCGCCGACCAGGTTCGCCGGCACGCGTCCGGCCGCTTCCTCACCGGCGTCGTCGAGTCCCCGACCGAGGGCATCCTCGCCACCGGCGCCGTGCAACGCGTCGGCGGCGTCGCCGAGGTGGCGGGCGTGGCCACGCTCCCGTCGGCCCGGCGTCGCGGATATGCGTCCCAGCTCACCGCCAGCCTGGCCCGCCGCGCCCTCGAGGCCGGCGACGACCTGGTGTTCCTCTCGGCCGGCGACGACGACACGGCCCGTCTCTACTCCCGCGTGGGCTTCCGCCGCATCGGCACGGCCTGCATCGGCTCCCCCGCCGTCGTCGCGGTCTGA